The window agttttcaaatgatttttgtaagttctgtgagagagagagatagataaactgtttaagttatttatttaattttctagaaaaatctaaataaggaacacatttttaaagtcatgaacaaaaacattattatttggaATTTCTTCGATAGAACCATTTTGAGATTTCTTTGTCGACAAATATTTCAAGTAGAATATTCTAAAATGATGTTAAACATTCAGCCGATCAGGTAAAtccattattttttaagtaatttattcatttaggtcaaaagCTGACACTTATGATTATCAATTATACAGAGTGAATTTatcgccagttcggaaggtagggccaatgagaagagctggcaagaaactcgaGGTTTACTATTACTCGAACATTACTTACTTCGTATGAGGACGAGAGCCTGAGAGTGCAGAACACAGGTAGATACACGGTGGCCACTATGACGCAGCTCAGAGCCACGCCGATGATCACCAGCCAATACTGCGTCCCGTAGTTGTATATCTCAGCCGGAGTTCCCAGGATCGTCACCCCGGACACGTAACTATGAGAAAAGAAGAATTTGAATAAgtcaatttacttttaaatgtaaaaaagcaCTCATTTCCCTACTTGAATATTATTTCTAGTatgatttataaatgtaaatatttttaaagtatactCAAACAGAATTTACTTTCTCAACGACTTCAAAgagaataagaatatttttaatatatttccttGCGAGTATCGTCTTTAGCAAAATCTGCATGATACTGAGTCATGTCCTATGACTTCATATAGTTCTAATTCTactattttgtttcatataatgattaaatcacaaaataaaGGCAGTTATTCTAAATATCATTGTTCTAAGATGATGAAAAAAAGCAGACgagaaagtttataaaattacataaccatattgttttaatatttctttattatgtacttagacattattttattacgtgcatcgttatttatagatttatgtAAAACATGTTACcgaaatactaaaactaaaaagCCCAAAGTATTCTGAATATAGTTTTTTGGCTCGCctgaaaaaagaaatagaaagtACGTTGATCTTGAATGAAAATTGGCTTGAATGGTGAAGTGCGTCACGTGAACTTTATGTGCCAACAAATTACTGTATCGATTATGTAAAATGTACattcctataataaaataataacacttgTAGGAAATGAATGGCTTTAGTCCTTGTCATAATCATCAACCCAAATATATATagctcaaaggtgactgactggactgactgactgatatagtgatctatcaacgcacagcccataCCACTGGACAGATCAAGCTGAAATCTGGCATGCAGGttgatgttatgacgtaggaaTCCGCTAGGAAAGGAtattgatcaattctacccccaagggtaCCAAAAAGGGGATGAAAgtgtgtatgaaaattctgtacTAATTCACAAACCACGTAGACGAAGTGGCGGACAAAAGCtagataattatataattattttgtacctacTCGGCCAAGTCTAAAAACCAGATTCAGTGACCCTCTTTAAACTTTTTCTGTCTTGTTTTTTGCATACAAGCATGCAGTGGAAAAGTACAGATGAATTTATGGTTACGACCTCAACAGTATTTTAAACTCCGTGCCTTTTAAGATGTTGCTACGCGCGATCTTATGCTATTTATATCCTTCCAGTTTGTAAGTCTCGTAGGAACCGTAGGAAATACACCAGAGGGTGAGAATCAAGTTATAGTATGAAGCATAAGCCATTTATCGGGTGCGATACCTTTCTTGTAACTGTTACTAAGAATTTCCGTGTGGAAAATTCCAATACCCCTTTATACAACTCACGAAATCTTACATTTCTCTCAATATAATATACTCTCAATACAACCACTCGGTTAATTCAAagattatcattaaaatatgtacttaattaacatttataaattttccGTCGTTCGCTACATAGGTAAAccgctttattttatttttcccattGTATGGTTTAGTTTCGTAATGTATTTAGGTCAAGAAAACTAACTGTTTCAGTTAAATCACTCAAAATAACTTGGCTAAAAGTAGCGGGCGAAAATAATATGTTCACAAATAGAAACAAAGGCGACGAACTATTGATGATCTTTTTAATCACATGTCCCCTTATAAAAGTCGTAAAAAACTACGATTCCTATTTTCTATCCTTGAACAATTTTACAATAGCTacgacatatattatgtatcgtTCTTTGTTCCTATCGATAATAGTGATGTTGGCGCCAGCACGTGCATCGTAGACGGTAATTAACACATTAATAGCCAGCACTAGCCACTAACGATCACACGCGGTCAAATCATTATCAAACGATAACACGATCCGTCTATAAAATCAGCTGAGTGAATATAAACAATCTTTCCGCGACAATATGTAAATGGAACCGATCCATTGTTAGAAATGAAACAGGTGGAAAAGTACATAATGTATTCAAAGTTTACGGAAGTCACGGCCCGTGGCTGTTGCCAATTGATCATAGCAGATGAACTCGCTTGtgaagtttaatttattgtcaTGTCAATAATATGATGAGGTCATTCTTATATAGTGGATCCCGACCCAATCACAAAAAGTATGGAAAAATCTTGCACCAATCTTATTTAGTACCAGTgtcatattttgtaacaaaattaattaagttgcGAATTCGccaaatataaaacaagtaatacTACGTTTTTTGGAAGTTTTGCTGAGTGTGCTCTAAGCATCGCACAAAGTACCATGGCACTGATTAATCGTAATTAAATTACGTACCGAAactgttaaagaaaattaagtacAGAACACAAACTTACCTAGCAATAAGTGACATAGCAACAGGGAAAGTGGACATCGCTCTTCCTCCTAGGAGATAGTCCTTGATGTCTGCTAATGCCTTGGACTTGGAGCCGACGGCGCTGTACCACAGGCCTCCGGTACATGACGCTGCACATAGTACTCCGAAGACCACGTAGTCTCCAACCCCGAACCCTCCCTCTTGCATTGTAAATGACGTCATCTTGAAGGCACCTGCGTACAATAAATAACACTATTTATTGCTTCAAATCTTGAcctattgtttttaatacttatctctggcaaataaatgatttatgattatgattatgatcaATTACTATTAGACTATTTTCAGTTATTGTTTTTAACGTCAGATAAATAATTCGATTACACATAAAATTTCTGTCAATTTTGGATTATCCATGATTACGTGTTCTAATTCTTTATTACCAAGGTAATTTTTAGTTAATCAAAAACATATGTTTGCAACCTACTACCAACGCACGTGTAAATGCCGTAATTTCAATGAAACAAAAAGTCATACAAACGAGGTAAATAAACTTAAAGTCTTTGTAGCTTGCATTACCCTTAAGTGTGGATTCTTTAGTACTATGGTAccctttggtctctgccttttTTATGTTGGTAAAAAGgggtcattttatttatatatgtatgatttattttaaacaagattctacaataaaaactGCAGTGTACAGATAATTAGTAAAGACACTTGATTTCGTTCACATGCAGATGTCATGTCCCCTCAACCTTGAAGACTCGTTTGAGAGACGACGAACTTTAACATTATCaacctttttatataattttacaataatgtaaCACATTTAGATGCTATTCAGATTGTTTTGAGTCCCGTGTTCTTTAGAAAAGAATTGCGAATGTGTCTTATGCACAAtacgataataatatgtctCTGCGACATTGCGCGATAGTTTTACTCGAACAAGAGTTATAAATCATTGAGTGTATTGCAAAACTCACAACTCGTAGACGCCCATCGTAAAGAATTTTACTTGATCATGCGGTCTCTTCAGGTAAAAAGGGCTAGATCAGGTAAAACAGTGTGAGTATACTGAGTATGAAACACTACTCGAATcgaaattttgtaaatacatacaacaTAATCACTTTCAATGTGTTATttgattaacaataaaaaatttttCAACATTCAAGAAGGTCAATAAATATAGTAACAAAGAGTGGAAATACGAAAACAATGTTGGATACCTATAATAATGGAATTTATTACACAATTCGGAATGTCTAGAAATCAATGACACATTTCATTGTATGCTTAATTATTTCGGTTTTGTTAAATGCCAAATTATTGAAGGTTACGAGtaacaaacgaaaaaaataatcagGACCTTCtgctttaaataaagttaaggtAATCAGGTCATTAGGTATAATACTCCCGAAATTAAATGCGACGATAGTCTTCATAAAACAGAACAACAAACAATagtacttaaaatttaaatagaagTAAAGATATCTAGAATCTAGGTTGTCCCATTCTCCAGATTctctagatatttttatataagtttacaAAAGATATTACATAGTAAAGCTAACTAAACAATTTAGCTTCGTCCATAAGAATAACTAGCTGCTAAGATTTCcatcattaaaaacataaagGTATCTTTATCCGAAGCTTAACCTATGTAGCCATAAACAGAATTGAGATAATAGTAAATGGATTGGACCATTAAATAGTAATTTCGAATGAACTAATGGCCGTACCCACCCACGACGTAGAGATACAATAATGAAGTGTGTATTAACTTAGACTTCAGTTTTAAGATGGGCCCTAGGAACTATACAGTAATCTCCTAAAATACTAGCCGAACAGCGCGAATTCGCTCGCGTGAAAGAGAAAATGGACATTTTATAGTCCTAATTATATAACTCTAAGTTCATTATCTGTCCGCTATCTGCCCGTTTAATATCTTGCTTAAAAAcgcaacaaatatatttacagactttttaaaatattagtaggtcCTAATACGTTTTATCTAATAAACTTATACTATTTAATTATCACGCATTGGCCGTGTCATGATTTATGGAAAAAGAGCATACATCCTGAAAAattaagtgattattatttataaactgtttcAGTATTTTATACCCTAAGCGTGTGAAAAGCATGGTTATTTTGTAGAATGGTATTATGTAtggattatttatttcaacCGGAAAACTGCTGATTTTCACGGTGTCAAGGTTTGTTTCAATGTGAAGTTAACGAGTAAACACTTTTTCCTTGAATTGAAACACCGCTTATCAGTTCGAAAATAATTGTcgtttttcaattttaattagttacctATCATAGCACAAGTTGTCAGGTACTTTTTTAGTACTAGTTACTACTTTTTTAGTTTCTAGGTTACTTCTATACATCATCTTTACCTTTATTTGCCTATGCCAAATCTTACTCTCCAATCCCACGCGctataatatgattaaaagGTTATACTAATTTGTATCTAATCTTCGAAAGTATAGATTTCGGTAGATATCTTCTCCAAAAGAATACAtagtttttttaactcatttagGGTAGACAGTTAACTcctatttattttgactttCCAGTGAAATCGGAAATAAATAAGTCAGATTAATGATCGTGTAAACTCATCAATTGTCACACATGATTAGTTCAGTTGATTAgactaaatttattttgaatctaaacaaaaaaatgatGGACATAAAGATTAATTAGACACCAAACTAGCATCAGACGTAATATTTTTCAGCCGTGATTCGAACCTATTGATTGTGACGAGCACTTTAACCGCTGTGATACAAAATACAcgtgtattttcttttatgacaGATCCCGTATAGGCTCTACAACTCCTATGTTTACAAAGGTGCAATACACATCGTTACGTGTGTAAATCGTCAGTATTACAAATTgcatgaaattaaaatttgatataattactatttaaagtaattacgtcttgataataataagttaatctttaaataaaaaataatattttgttccttGACGTGTTCCTGAACAATTTTATacactttaaaattgtttaggAATACAATATGGAATTAATTATTTCAGACCTGTAAATTTGTcgtaatttatgattttttactaaaattaaagcTTATAATTAGATCGATTGTCACGCGTTAATTACAGCCTATAATTAGTATTCGTGTATATTAATGGTTATGTTATGTGAGACACAATATTGTATTCTTTAATATATAACAGTTAAAACAATCAAAGAATGCAGACTTACCTCTGTTAACTTGTAAAGTTTAGAATTCCTAAATATCGTTGTCAGTGCGGAAGTAAACAAAACAGAATTGTTTGCATTTATGGGATCTTGCCAACCTCGGCCAGGCATAAACATATATTGGCAATATCAACGTCACCAAAGCTACACAACCGCATTGCACAGTTTACTTTCACTTAACATAACTTTTGCAAAACACTGCGCGAATAACTCGTACGGCGGAATCTGCTTTGCACGTAAACTCAAATTTCCCGCGCACTCACATGTCAATGTCATTCCACAAACCAAATAGTTTGTATAGCAATCCGCgttgaaacaatttatttatacacacgcGTCTACCTCCAATATCTTATTAGAATTTGTTTAGTTGTGCTAACATAAAGCGTCTAGAAGACTGCCTGGAaattaagtaaatgtttttattcattcgCTAAAATAAGTACACAAAATGACGTGCACATTAGCAGCTGTCTGTCGCGAAACCAAACTGGTGACAACTGACAGGTGACACTGACACTTACTACCACACCACCACCATGCTACAAATACCAATCAGTGTAGCAAGTATTTTTGAtgacagcgccatctatcgaTCATATATAACACTTTTAGAGTAGGTACTGCTTTGCCTACACCTCCtttgaaaagaaaatgaaattaaaactcTTTTCCTCAACCTCTTTTAAACAGTGTGGtatattaactatattttattttgacagtgCCCATAGTAAACTTGagcaaaaaacttatttaaattgtttatttttgttatcaaataaattcacGCAACAAACAGCGAAATCTTTGTTTATACTTGttgatatttgttattattttacaaatgcCGCCCAAAGAAGCACCTAAAAAGCCGCAACCTACAGTTGTACGTCTACCCATCAGCGATTCTAGTCTCGTTTACGTTCCTGAAGATGTAATAGAAGGTAGGGCAAAACTTCAATAGAAACAATTACTTGCCTACTTTATTCTAACTATGCCTCTACAATTTACTAAGTTACAAGTATGATGAATGGTAAATTGAGTATAGATAGACCTTCTACTGAAAAAGCTGACCTTATTCTTGCTTCCCAGGTTTTCAAGAGCGTTTAGAAACTGGTATAGATTGGACGCTTCTAGAACTAGGAATCCGCTACCACAAAAGACGGACTACAAAACGGGAAGAGATACCAACAATGCCATTTTCTGAAGCACTTGAAAATAAGATCAAGAAAAGCGTCCTCGATGGTTTTTTAGATGAAAACTCTACCTTAACTCTAGACGAACAGTGGGAATTAATTTTAGCTACTACGATGTGGGATAATGAGATGTTTGCATCTGATGAGGGGAAGATATGCTTTCATAATGATAACTGTGTCACAAATGATATGTTAAAACTGATTAGAAAGGCAGTTCAAACAGGGGATCGAAGAGTTTTGAGGAAAGAATTGAAATTGGTTgaagttcttaaaataaatgatgaaaAGGTACCCAGTGTTATTTAGAATCAAGTGTTAAATGAATCTGTGTTATTTTAGAATCAAATAAAGAAGGTTCGTTTCTGAACTGAAAAAAATCCTAGCTTTTCGTCTTTTCAGATGACGGAGCTTGATCAAGgaattttagaatttaaacGTCTAGTAAGTCTTAATTTATGTGGCAATTACATTAAAGACATAGACCCAGATCTAATTCCGCAAACATTAAGATCTCTGGAGCTTCAAGCAAACCATATTATTGATATCAGCGCATTTGCCGAATTCTTGCCTCAAGACCTACTCTACCTGGGTTTGGCAAGGAACTTACTCAAAGGTGACATCAGTCGACGGCTAATATGATTAATAATTAAGCCATACAAAATAACCTTATCATTAATTACTTCTAGACCCCTGCGGAGGACTCAGTCAGTTGCCATATTATTTATCAGTTCTTGATTTATCGGATAACGACCTCTATCATTTGGACCCGATACTAGATGCCTTGATCACACTACCGAATCTCATATCGCTGTACCTCGCGGGAAATCCGTGCTCGGTCTGTAGCTCACTGACAAATTAGTTCAATACGTAAAGCATAGATGGCGCTATTCTCAAAGTCGAATTTCCAGGTTTGTGCTGGTTATGCTCGCAATATACTGATGAGATTGCGACGATTGAAATGGTTAGATTCACGTGAGATTCATGCCTCAGATAGATCTCCCGCAAGCGAGACATTTGAAATGCATCCAGATGACCTAAgatctacatattttaatttcactgtTTTTCGAGTTATGAGCGCTGCACAGCCGCCGAAACCAGAAAAGGTGATACTTTTAACAATCTCATTcagtttaatgaaataaacatattatgcCAATATGTAGAACTAGAGAATAATGCTTACATAATGACCAATTTATAAGTCATTCTGGctgcaaaaaaacattttcaggGTGCTGTAACGGCTTTTCACGTAGAGCTAGAGATACCGCTATTAGACGTGGATAGAAGGAGGTTTCTTATGTTCCGTCGTAATGAGTCGTTGACGGAAATGTTACCGCCTCCCGAGGACGATGAGTTAGAACCTCAACCGCAAGCTTCATCAGCCATACCAGGACAGAGTAGAGCTCTTTTGGGTAATTTGTAGACGGACtagaaacattatattaaacactagctgacccgcgcaactttgcttgcgtcacataagagagacataattttccccgtttttgtaacatttttcactggtactctgctcctattggtcgtagcgtgatgatatataacctatagccttcatcgataaatgggctatctaacactgaaagaatttttcaaatcgaaccagtagttcctgagattagcgcgttcaaacaaacaaacaaacaaactcttcagctttataatattagtatagatttgactCTAGACTCATGACTCACTCACATTGCCTATTTTACGAAATACGTTTGATCGTTTTCCGCCCCCAAagattcttaactgcaaataaCATCCTATAATTAAATCCACGAAACATATTATCaaattcttaaaatacattattttatttgat of the Anticarsia gemmatalis isolate Benzon Research Colony breed Stoneville strain chromosome 3, ilAntGemm2 primary, whole genome shotgun sequence genome contains:
- the LOC142986750 gene encoding uncharacterized protein LOC142986750, whose amino-acid sequence is MPPKEAPKKPQPTVVRLPISDSSLVYVPEDVIEGFQERLETGIDWTLLELGIRYHKRRTTKREEIPTMPFSEALENKIKKSVLDGFLDENSTLTLDEQWELILATTMWDNEMFASDEGKICFHNDNCVTNDMLKLIRKAVQTGDRRVLRKELKLVEVLKINDEKMTELDQGILEFKRLVSLNLCGNYIKDIDPDLIPQTLRSLELQANHIIDISAFAEFLPQDLLYLGLARNLLKGDIRLSQLPYYLSVLDLSDNDLYHLDPILDALITLPNLISLYLAGNPCSVCAGYARNILMRLRRLKWLDSREIHASDRSPASETFEMHPDDLRSTYFNFTVFRVMSAAQPPKPEKGAVTAFHVELEIPLLDVDRRRFLMFRRNESLTEMLPPPEDDELEPQPQASSAIPGQSRALLGTLDEASSHASDIYNHLVSKSSREIIHFTVFESNKVQWAKVMNFLEPTVKIFCPDLVALRNTFKSVITVRLVYSVVNPKPAKADKKSMHALKVPPEQRVVLATIKCALRNPDWSQQSQHFHWDDSLGTNDAIHWGDGDLAVLQYSQAPVKVTKGKTEADTVASSRQSPPDNLTCHFGFGIDTLRVVQ